One genomic region from Salvia hispanica cultivar TCC Black 2014 chromosome 2, UniMelb_Shisp_WGS_1.0, whole genome shotgun sequence encodes:
- the LOC125207485 gene encoding ninja-family protein AFP3-like, translated as MDCGDGKRERLSLCGGNSGIAMNRDGEEEEEEELELSLGLSMNGRFGVDPMRKRLKRSSSISNLAFDEGRVEACVPLARTRSLPAEVEEEWRRRKEFQSMRRMAARKKRMEKLRNVRVQQKEISSSNGYEISSSQGSIGSQGSSGISDLDFEGGTQKADVPPPTSRPSQDQSEQEPPTRAASNRDAKPPNPPPSKNPMCEMPYVSTKGDGPNGHKIEGFLYRYKKGEEVRIVCVCHGMFLTPAEFIKHGGGGDVEHPLKHIVVNPFPLL; from the exons ATGGATTGCGGTGATGGGAAGCGGGAAAGGTTGAGTCTTTGCGGCGGAAACAGCGGAATTGCTATGAATCGAGACggggaagaggaggaagaggaggaattGGAGCTGAGCTTGGGGCTGTCGATGAATGGGAGATTCGGGGTGGACCCAATGCGGAAGAGGCTGAAGCGGTCGTCTTCGATTTCGAATTTGGCGTTCGACGAGGGGCGCGTGGAGGCGTGCGTGCCGCTGGCGAGGACGCGGTCGCTGCCggcggaggtggaggaggagtGGCGGAGGCGGAAGGAGTTCCAGTCGATGAGGCGGATGGCAgcgaggaagaagaggatggAGAAGCTGAGGAATGTCAGAGTGCAGCAAAAGGagattagtagtagtaatggGTATGAAATCTCATCCTCTCAAGGCTCCATTGGATCACAGGGCTCTTCTGGGATTTCCGATCTTGATTTTGAGG GAGGGACCCAAAAGGCCGACGTCCCACCCCCTACGAGCCGGCCATCACAAGACCAGAGCGAGCAGGAACCGCCAACCCGGGCAGCGTCCAATAGGGACGCCAAGCCACCGAACCCTCCTCCTAGCAAGAACCCGATGTGTGAAATGCCTTACGTCTCCACCAAGGGAGATGGACCCAACGGCCACAAGATAGAGGGATTCTTGTACAGATATAAGAAAGGCGAGGAAGTTAGGATAGTGTGCGTTTGCCACGGCATGTTCCTCACCCCGGCTGAATTCATTAAGCACGGTGGTGGGGGCGACGTCGAGCACCCCTTGAAGCACATCGTAGTTAACCCTTTCCCTCTCTTGTAA